One stretch of Cellulomonas wangsupingiae DNA includes these proteins:
- the pgeF gene encoding peptidoglycan editing factor PgeF, which produces MTVRHGPQGDDVLDVVPLGPGVLAGFTSRRGGGSAAPWEGLNLGSAVGDDPDVVAANRTVLQRRVGVPVVLATQVHGNDVVVVHEDSSDPGRRADGLVTTSARVAVAVYVADCAPVLLADPVARVVAAAHAGRAGLVAGVLQATVDAMVREGADPGRVVAAVGPCIAGRSYEVPATLRDDVAAVVPEAATRSAAGTPAVDLAAGVAAVLRRCGVREVHVDGRDTYADPALYSHRRAVHTGGGATGRFAGVVRLLDGGDRRGG; this is translated from the coding sequence GTGACGGTCCGCCACGGGCCGCAGGGGGACGACGTCCTCGACGTCGTCCCCCTCGGCCCCGGCGTGCTGGCGGGCTTCACGTCCCGCCGGGGCGGCGGCAGCGCCGCACCGTGGGAAGGGCTCAACCTCGGCTCGGCCGTCGGCGACGACCCCGACGTCGTCGCCGCGAACCGCACGGTGCTGCAGCGGCGGGTCGGGGTGCCGGTGGTGCTCGCCACGCAGGTGCACGGCAACGACGTCGTCGTCGTCCACGAGGACTCCTCGGACCCGGGCCGACGCGCCGACGGCCTCGTGACCACGTCGGCACGGGTCGCCGTGGCCGTCTACGTCGCCGACTGCGCGCCCGTCCTGCTGGCGGACCCCGTCGCCCGGGTGGTCGCCGCGGCGCACGCGGGCCGGGCCGGCCTCGTGGCCGGCGTCCTGCAGGCCACGGTCGACGCGATGGTCCGCGAGGGGGCCGACCCGGGCCGGGTCGTGGCCGCCGTCGGGCCCTGCATCGCGGGCCGGTCCTACGAGGTGCCGGCGACGCTCCGCGACGACGTGGCCGCGGTGGTGCCCGAGGCCGCGACGCGTTCCGCCGCCGGCACCCCGGCGGTCGACCTGGCCGCGGGCGTGGCAGCCGTCCTGCGCCGGTGCGGGGTCCGTGAGGTGCACGTCGACGGCCGGGACACCTACGCCGACCCGGCGCTGTACTCCCACCGGCGCGCGGTGCACACCGGGGGAGGTGCCACCGGGAGGTTCGCGGGGGTCGTGCGCCTGCTCGACGGCGGCGACCGGCGCGGTGGGTGA
- the murC gene encoding UDP-N-acetylmuramate--L-alanine ligase has protein sequence MADATSVLLAGGGTAGHVNPLLAVADELRRRHPRGRFAVLGTAEGLEARLVPEHGYDLAVVPRVPLPRRPTPDWLRLPGRLRAAVRAAEEAIDAIDAQVVVGFGGYVATPAYLAARRRGVPVVVHEQNARPGLANRLGARHAAAVAVTFEGTALPRAQVTGLPLRTAVLDLLAARAADPAAARRAGAAALDLDPDLPTLLVTGGSLGAVSVNRAVAGAADALLATGAQVLHLTGRGKADDVRAAVAGVPGADRYHVVEYLTAMDRALAVADVVVGRSGAGTVCELAALGIPAVYVPLPIGNGEQRLNAAGVVAAGGGVLVEDRDLTPEWVRAHVPVLLGTGDAAEVRARMGEAAARVGVRDGAARVARLVEAQLPVHVRASAAARRPAPAHAAAVADPGERGPVALADLGRVHLVGVGGAGMSAIAPLLAARGLRVSGSDAHDGAALGPLRDAGVEVHVGHDAAHVEDVDTLVVSSAVRASNPEVVRARERDVPVLHRSEALAALMADRDAVAVAGAHGKTTTSGMIAAALVHAGADPSFAIGGVVRATAGTLGGSRHGDGPFVAEADESDGSFLAYEPLVAVVTNVEPDHLDHYGTRERFEAAFERFADRVRDGGLLVACSDDPGAARLVAATRARLAERGVEVRTYGTGEDADVRVGDSVRTPDGRWQVDLTPRDEPPVTLRLQVAGAHNALDAAAAWCALRRLGVGASQAAAGLDDFVGTGRRFEDRGTAGGVRVVDDYAHHPTEVAALLRAARQVAGEGRVLVLFQPHLFSRTRTFAREFGEAFDLADAVVVTDVYAAREDPDPTVTGALVADLVPTPGKAVHVPGREEAARAVAALARPGDLLLTVGAGDVTELAPVVLAELTARADASAPAGAHDATGGTPPVTGTAGGALP, from the coding sequence GTGGCTGACGCGACCTCGGTGCTCCTCGCGGGCGGCGGCACGGCCGGCCACGTGAACCCGCTGCTGGCCGTCGCCGACGAGCTGCGTCGTCGTCACCCGCGCGGCAGGTTCGCGGTGCTCGGCACCGCCGAGGGCCTCGAGGCCCGGCTCGTCCCCGAGCACGGCTACGACCTGGCCGTCGTCCCGCGCGTCCCGCTGCCACGGCGCCCCACGCCCGACTGGTTGCGCCTGCCGGGTCGCCTGCGCGCCGCCGTGCGTGCCGCGGAGGAGGCGATCGACGCCATCGACGCGCAGGTCGTCGTGGGCTTCGGCGGCTACGTCGCCACACCCGCGTACCTCGCCGCCCGCCGCCGTGGCGTGCCCGTCGTGGTGCACGAGCAGAACGCGCGCCCCGGCCTGGCCAACCGGCTGGGAGCCCGGCACGCCGCTGCCGTCGCCGTGACGTTCGAGGGGACGGCGCTGCCGAGGGCCCAGGTCACCGGGCTGCCCCTGCGCACCGCCGTGCTCGACCTGCTCGCCGCACGTGCGGCGGACCCCGCGGCCGCACGCCGCGCGGGCGCCGCGGCGCTGGACCTCGACCCGGACCTCCCGACGCTGCTGGTGACGGGCGGCTCGCTGGGAGCCGTCAGCGTCAACCGTGCCGTCGCTGGGGCTGCCGACGCGCTGCTGGCGACCGGCGCCCAGGTGCTGCACCTGACCGGCCGGGGCAAGGCGGACGACGTGCGCGCCGCCGTCGCCGGCGTGCCGGGTGCGGACCGCTACCACGTCGTGGAGTACCTGACGGCGATGGACCGTGCGCTCGCGGTCGCGGACGTCGTCGTGGGCCGCTCCGGGGCGGGCACGGTCTGCGAGCTGGCCGCGCTGGGCATCCCCGCCGTCTACGTGCCGCTGCCGATCGGCAACGGCGAGCAGCGGCTGAACGCCGCGGGCGTCGTGGCGGCGGGCGGTGGCGTCCTCGTCGAGGACCGCGACCTCACGCCCGAGTGGGTCCGCGCCCACGTGCCCGTGCTCCTCGGCACGGGCGACGCCGCCGAGGTCCGTGCGCGCATGGGCGAGGCGGCGGCGCGCGTCGGTGTGCGCGACGGCGCGGCCCGCGTCGCGCGGCTCGTCGAGGCGCAGCTGCCCGTGCACGTGCGGGCCTCCGCCGCTGCGCGCAGGCCCGCACCGGCGCACGCGGCTGCGGTGGCGGACCCGGGCGAGCGCGGTCCCGTCGCGCTGGCCGACCTGGGGCGCGTCCACCTGGTGGGCGTCGGCGGGGCCGGGATGTCGGCGATCGCGCCGCTGCTCGCCGCGCGCGGTCTGCGGGTCAGCGGCTCCGACGCGCACGACGGCGCGGCCCTCGGACCGCTGCGGGACGCGGGTGTCGAGGTCCACGTCGGGCACGACGCGGCCCACGTCGAGGACGTCGACACGCTCGTCGTGTCGTCGGCCGTGCGGGCGTCCAACCCCGAGGTCGTCCGTGCGCGCGAGCGCGACGTGCCGGTGCTGCACCGCTCGGAGGCGCTCGCGGCGCTCATGGCCGACCGCGACGCCGTCGCGGTCGCCGGCGCCCACGGCAAGACCACGACGTCCGGCATGATCGCGGCCGCGCTGGTCCACGCCGGCGCCGACCCGTCCTTCGCCATCGGCGGCGTCGTGCGCGCGACCGCGGGCACCCTCGGCGGGTCCCGGCACGGCGACGGGCCGTTCGTCGCCGAGGCCGACGAGTCCGACGGGTCGTTCCTGGCGTACGAGCCGCTCGTGGCCGTCGTCACGAACGTCGAGCCCGACCACCTGGACCACTACGGCACGCGCGAGCGGTTCGAGGCGGCATTCGAGCGCTTCGCCGACCGCGTGCGCGACGGCGGGCTGCTCGTCGCGTGCTCCGACGACCCCGGTGCGGCGCGGCTCGTCGCCGCGACGCGCGCCCGCCTCGCGGAGCGCGGGGTCGAGGTGCGCACCTACGGCACCGGCGAGGACGCGGACGTGCGCGTCGGTGACAGCGTCCGCACGCCCGACGGGCGCTGGCAGGTCGACCTGACGCCGCGCGACGAGCCGCCGGTCACGCTGCGGCTGCAGGTGGCGGGGGCGCACAACGCGCTCGACGCGGCGGCCGCCTGGTGCGCGCTGCGCCGGCTCGGTGTGGGCGCGTCGCAGGCGGCGGCCGGGCTCGACGACTTCGTGGGGACGGGACGCCGCTTCGAGGACCGTGGCACCGCGGGAGGCGTCCGGGTCGTCGACGACTACGCGCACCACCCGACGGAGGTCGCCGCGCTGCTGCGGGCCGCACGCCAGGTCGCGGGGGAGGGGCGTGTGCTCGTGCTGTTCCAGCCGCACCTCTTCTCGCGGACCCGCACGTTCGCGCGCGAGTTCGGCGAGGCCTTCGACCTCGCGGACGCGGTCGTCGTCACCGACGTGTACGCGGCGCGCGAGGACCCGGACCCGACGGTCACCGGGGCCTTGGTGGCCGACCTGGTCCCCACCCCGGGCAAGGCCGTCCACGTGCCAGGGCGCGAGGAGGCGGCGCGCGCCGTCGCCGCGCTCGCGCGGCCGGGCGACCTGCTGCTCACCGTCGGGGCCGGTGACGTGACCGAGCTCGCGCCCGTCGTGCTCGCGGAGCTCACGGCACGTGCGGACGCGTCGGCCCCCGCCGGCGCCCACGACGCGACGGGCGGCACGCCGCCCGTCACCGGGACCGCCGGCGGTGCGCTGCCGTGA
- a CDS encoding RluA family pseudouridine synthase translates to MSGTRALPVPDGLAGERVDAALARLLGLSRTRAAELAGEGAVRVDGRVVGKSDRLVAGAYLEVDLAPPAAHEVPVVPEPVPGMRIVHDDDDLVVVDKPVGVAAHPSPGWAGPTVVGALAAAGYRISTSGSAERQGIVHRLDAGTSGLMVVAKSEHAYTVLKRAFKERTVEKVYHALVQGHPSPTTGTIDAPIGRHPSSDWKFAVVAGGKPSVTHYEVLEMLPGASLVEVHLETGRTHQIRVHFAALHHSLVGDLTYGADPALAARVGLTRQWLHAMRLGFEHPGTGQWFEATSEYPEDLVAGLETLRGAYS, encoded by the coding sequence GTGAGCGGCACCCGCGCGCTGCCGGTGCCGGACGGGCTGGCCGGCGAGCGGGTCGACGCCGCGCTGGCGCGGCTCCTGGGCCTGTCCCGCACGCGCGCGGCCGAGCTGGCCGGCGAGGGGGCCGTCCGCGTGGACGGACGCGTCGTCGGCAAGTCCGACCGCCTGGTCGCCGGCGCCTACCTGGAGGTCGACCTCGCGCCACCGGCGGCGCACGAGGTCCCGGTCGTCCCGGAGCCGGTGCCCGGCATGCGGATCGTGCACGACGACGACGACCTCGTGGTGGTCGACAAGCCGGTCGGCGTCGCCGCGCACCCCTCCCCGGGGTGGGCGGGGCCGACGGTCGTCGGGGCGCTCGCCGCCGCGGGGTACCGGATCTCGACGTCCGGCTCGGCGGAGCGGCAGGGCATCGTCCACCGCCTCGACGCCGGCACCTCCGGCCTCATGGTGGTCGCGAAGAGCGAGCACGCCTACACGGTGCTCAAGCGAGCGTTCAAGGAGCGCACGGTCGAGAAGGTCTACCACGCGCTCGTCCAGGGGCACCCGTCCCCGACGACCGGCACGATCGACGCCCCGATCGGCCGCCACCCGTCCTCGGACTGGAAGTTCGCGGTGGTGGCGGGGGGCAAGCCGTCGGTGACACACTACGAGGTGCTGGAGATGCTCCCGGGCGCCTCGCTCGTCGAGGTGCACCTGGAGACGGGCCGCACGCACCAGATCCGGGTGCACTTCGCCGCGCTGCACCACAGCCTCGTCGGGGACCTCACCTACGGTGCCGACCCGGCGCTCGCGGCGCGTGTCGGGCTCACCCGGCAGTGGCTGCACGCGATGCGCCTGGGCTTCGAGCACCCCGGCACGGGGCAGTGGTTCGAGGCGACGAGCGAGTATCCCGAGGACCTCGTCGCGGGTCTCGAGACGCTCCGGGGCGCGTACTCGTAG
- a CDS encoding TraR/DksA family transcriptional regulator: MNHALSTLTVGSEEWRGALVGLLPVRDGEEPWTRAEVDEVTVDLTADRERLTAELLAAGAELSDLLRNSGDGAGDDQADSGSSALEREHELTLVNNTRDLLEQTSHALDRLAAGTFGVCESCGQAIGKARLQAFPRAMLCVTCKQREERR, translated from the coding sequence ATGAACCATGCACTGAGCACACTGACGGTGGGGTCCGAGGAGTGGCGGGGGGCGCTGGTCGGGCTCCTGCCCGTGCGCGACGGCGAGGAGCCGTGGACGCGGGCGGAGGTCGACGAGGTGACGGTCGACCTGACGGCGGACCGCGAGAGGCTCACCGCTGAGCTGCTCGCGGCCGGTGCGGAGCTGTCCGACCTGCTGCGCAACTCCGGCGACGGTGCCGGGGACGACCAGGCCGACTCCGGCTCGTCCGCGCTCGAGCGTGAGCACGAGCTCACGCTCGTCAACAACACGCGCGACCTGCTCGAGCAGACGTCCCACGCGCTCGACCGCCTGGCGGCCGGCACGTTCGGCGTCTGCGAGTCGTGCGGGCAGGCCATCGGCAAGGCGCGCCTGCAGGCGTTCCCGCGCGCGATGCTGTGCGTGACCTGCAAGCAGCGGGAGGAGCGCCGCTGA
- a CDS encoding cell division protein SepF, with the protein MAGALRKTMLYLGLADDRSDHEEYLDEYEEAEVAVPEDTYEAQVTPLHRAPRMQAAPAPREAGDLRRITTIHPRSYNDARKIGEAFREGTPVIMNLTDMDDADAKRLVDFSAGLIFGLHGAIERVTSKVFLLSPAHVELAGDATSTPEPAARAGFYNQS; encoded by the coding sequence ATGGCCGGAGCGCTGCGCAAGACCATGCTGTACCTCGGCCTGGCGGACGACCGGTCCGACCACGAGGAGTACCTCGACGAGTACGAGGAGGCGGAGGTCGCCGTGCCGGAGGACACCTACGAGGCCCAGGTCACCCCGCTGCACCGCGCGCCGCGGATGCAGGCCGCGCCCGCCCCGCGCGAGGCGGGCGACCTGCGCCGCATCACGACGATCCACCCGCGCTCGTACAACGACGCGCGCAAGATCGGCGAGGCGTTCCGCGAGGGCACGCCGGTGATCATGAACCTCACCGACATGGACGACGCGGACGCGAAGCGGCTCGTGGACTTCTCAGCCGGGCTCATCTTCGGCCTGCACGGCGCGATCGAGCGCGTGACGAGCAAGGTCTTCCTGCTCTCGCCCGCGCACGTCGAGCTCGCCGGTGACGCCACCAGCACGCCCGAGCCGGCGGCACGCGCCGGCTTCTACAACCAGAGCTGA
- the lspA gene encoding signal peptidase II, with translation MPTTDDDHALPDDGPRPAAPAEGDGDVTGGVVVEPERRRRLLRALVAITLSVLALDQLTKVWAVATLEPRVRTELLGDLFGLQLVRNPGAALSIATGLTWVLTLVAVVVVVVIVRVSRRIGSWGWAVALGLLLGGAVGNLVDRMVREPGPFRGHVIDFLAYGDLFVGNVADIAIVVAAGLVVWLTARGIHVDGTRDGAPEEHAPEERAPDGYAPDGPAPDGRSPGQGTPSVAADARDGDA, from the coding sequence GTGCCCACGACGGACGACGACCACGCCCTGCCCGACGACGGCCCGCGCCCTGCCGCACCCGCGGAAGGGGACGGGGACGTCACCGGCGGCGTGGTCGTCGAGCCGGAGAGGCGCCGTCGGCTGCTGCGGGCGCTCGTCGCGATCACGCTGAGCGTGCTCGCCCTCGACCAGCTCACGAAGGTGTGGGCGGTCGCCACGCTGGAGCCGCGGGTGCGGACGGAGCTGCTGGGCGACCTGTTCGGTCTGCAGCTCGTCCGCAACCCCGGTGCGGCCCTGTCCATCGCGACCGGCCTGACGTGGGTGCTCACCCTCGTCGCCGTGGTCGTCGTGGTGGTCATCGTGCGGGTCTCGCGTCGCATCGGGTCGTGGGGATGGGCCGTCGCGCTGGGGCTGCTGCTCGGCGGCGCGGTGGGCAACCTCGTGGACAGGATGGTCCGGGAGCCCGGGCCGTTCCGGGGCCACGTGATCGACTTCCTGGCGTACGGCGACCTGTTCGTCGGCAACGTCGCGGACATCGCGATCGTCGTCGCCGCGGGTCTCGTCGTCTGGTTGACGGCACGGGGCATCCACGTCGACGGCACGCGTGACGGTGCACCGGAGGAGCACGCACCGGAGGAGCGCGCACCTGACGGGTACGCGCCGGACGGGCCCGCACCGGACGGGCGCTCACCCGGCCAGGGCACGCCGTCGGTGGCGGCCGACGCCCGGGACGGTGACGCGTGA
- a CDS encoding cell division protein FtsQ/DivIB — translation MGRFSGPVRPAVVSTTSRERFAERARARRNLARRQVVAVVAGVLVTGALGWLLLLSPVLALDPGEVEVTGAGTVVAVDQVLAVAAEQAGTPLPRLDTVELRDRVLEVPGVREARVVREWPHGLAVQLVSREPVAAVPEEAPAAGLVLLDEQGVQVGRADVAPPGLPVVDVPVGDERTLSAVLRVLEQLPADLLAQVESVAAQTQDTVTMRLRDGGPQIEWGSADETPLKIAVLTALRAAPAAADATVLDVSAPRMPVTR, via the coding sequence GTGGGCCGGTTCTCCGGGCCCGTGCGCCCGGCGGTGGTGTCCACGACGTCCCGCGAGCGGTTCGCCGAGCGTGCGCGGGCGCGGCGCAACCTCGCGCGCCGTCAGGTCGTGGCGGTCGTCGCCGGGGTGCTCGTCACCGGTGCCCTGGGCTGGCTGCTGCTGCTCTCTCCCGTCCTCGCGCTGGACCCGGGCGAGGTCGAGGTGACCGGCGCGGGGACGGTCGTGGCCGTCGACCAGGTGCTGGCGGTCGCCGCGGAGCAGGCCGGCACGCCCCTCCCGCGCCTCGACACGGTCGAGCTGCGTGACCGGGTGCTCGAGGTGCCGGGCGTGCGTGAGGCGCGCGTCGTGCGCGAGTGGCCGCACGGTCTGGCCGTGCAGCTCGTGTCGCGCGAGCCGGTCGCCGCCGTGCCGGAGGAGGCGCCGGCCGCGGGGCTCGTGCTGCTCGACGAGCAGGGCGTCCAGGTGGGCCGCGCAGACGTGGCACCGCCCGGGCTGCCCGTGGTCGACGTCCCGGTCGGTGACGAGCGGACGCTGTCGGCGGTGCTGCGGGTCCTCGAGCAGCTGCCCGCGGACCTCCTGGCGCAGGTGGAGTCCGTGGCGGCGCAGACCCAGGACACGGTGACGATGCGGCTGCGGGACGGCGGCCCGCAGATCGAGTGGGGGAGCGCCGACGAGACACCGCTGAAGATCGCCGTCCTCACGGCGCTGCGAGCGGCGCCCGCCGCGGCCGACGCGACCGTCCTGGACGTGTCCGCGCCGCGGATGCCGGTGACGCGCTGA
- a CDS encoding YggT family protein: MDLIRSLLYLVVLAFFLLLLVRLVLDWVQFFARDWRPTGVALVVAEVTYSVTDPPLRLLRRVLPPLTLGSVRLDLAFLVLALICSLLLSVLGRG, encoded by the coding sequence GTGGACCTGATCCGTAGCCTGCTCTACCTGGTCGTCCTGGCGTTCTTCCTGCTGCTGCTCGTGCGCCTCGTGCTGGACTGGGTCCAGTTCTTCGCACGGGACTGGCGCCCGACGGGGGTCGCCCTCGTGGTGGCGGAGGTCACGTACTCCGTGACCGACCCGCCGCTGCGCCTGCTGCGCAGGGTCCTGCCCCCGCTCACGCTCGGGTCGGTGCGCCTGGACCTCGCTTTCCTGGTCCTCGCGCTGATCTGCTCACTGCTCCTGTCCGTCCTCGGGCGGGGGTGA
- a CDS encoding DivIVA domain-containing protein, translated as MALLTADDVLNKKFQATKFREGYDQDEVDDFLDEVVNTLRDVQGENDDLKTKLAAAERRIAELSRAGAQQAAPAPKPEPTPEPTPAPAPVQPAPVPALAQPPVVSAPAPARGNEPESATGMLALAQKLHDDYVRSGQEESDRLINEAKSRANRIVREAEETSQRTLGQLEQERSLLERKIDELRVFERDYRTRLKSYLENLLGDLENRGNALPPRSGQGQPVAENQSI; from the coding sequence ATGGCACTGCTCACCGCAGACGACGTCCTGAACAAGAAGTTCCAGGCGACGAAGTTCCGGGAAGGCTACGACCAGGACGAGGTCGACGACTTCCTGGACGAGGTCGTCAACACGCTGCGGGACGTCCAGGGCGAGAACGACGACCTGAAGACGAAGCTGGCAGCTGCCGAGCGGCGGATCGCCGAGCTCAGCCGGGCCGGTGCCCAGCAGGCCGCACCCGCCCCGAAGCCCGAGCCGACGCCCGAGCCCACCCCGGCCCCTGCCCCGGTCCAGCCGGCGCCCGTCCCGGCGCTCGCGCAGCCGCCCGTGGTGTCCGCCCCCGCGCCGGCGCGGGGCAACGAGCCCGAGTCCGCGACCGGCATGCTCGCCCTGGCCCAGAAGCTGCACGACGACTACGTGCGCAGCGGCCAGGAGGAGTCCGACCGGCTCATCAACGAGGCCAAGAGCCGCGCGAACCGCATCGTGCGCGAGGCCGAGGAGACGTCGCAGCGCACGCTCGGTCAGCTCGAGCAGGAGCGTTCGCTCCTCGAGCGCAAGATCGACGAGCTGCGCGTCTTCGAGCGCGACTACCGCACGCGGCTCAAGAGCTACCTGGAGAACCTGCTGGGCGACCTGGAGAACCGCGGCAACGCGCTGCCTCCCCGGTCCGGGCAGGGGCAGCCGGTGGCGGAGAACCAGAGCATCTGA
- the ftsZ gene encoding cell division protein FtsZ encodes MAAPQNYLAVIKVVGIGGGGVNAVNRMIEVGLKGVEFIAVNTDAQALLMSDADVKLDVGRELTRGLGAGADPEVGKKAAEDHADEIEDVLRGADMVFVTAGEGGGTGTGGAPVVARIARSLGALTIGVVTRPFTFEGRRRSVQADAGIEALRAEVDTLIVIPNDRLLSISDRSVSVLDAFHSADQVLLSGVQGITDLITTPGLINLDFADVKSVMQGAGSALMGIGFARGEDRAVQAAEMAISSPLLEASIDGAHGVLLSIQGGSDLGLFEINEAARLVQEAAHAEANIIFGAVIDDALGDEVRVTVIAAGFDGGGPVVRRDARALGQVGGATARQVPAVAPVTSLPAAATPRPVQLPDEDLVPVGTGRAAARPGDIRPEAPTFLSSQAEPPPATGSLEVPRVLAEESARREREELDVPDFLK; translated from the coding sequence GTGGCAGCTCCGCAGAACTACCTGGCGGTCATCAAGGTCGTCGGCATCGGCGGAGGCGGCGTCAACGCCGTCAACCGCATGATCGAGGTCGGCCTCAAGGGTGTCGAGTTCATCGCCGTCAACACCGACGCCCAGGCCCTGCTCATGTCGGACGCCGACGTCAAGCTCGACGTCGGCCGCGAGCTGACGCGCGGGCTCGGCGCCGGCGCCGACCCCGAGGTCGGCAAGAAGGCCGCGGAGGACCACGCCGACGAGATCGAGGACGTCCTGCGCGGCGCCGACATGGTCTTCGTCACCGCGGGCGAGGGCGGCGGCACGGGCACCGGCGGTGCGCCGGTCGTCGCGCGCATCGCGCGGTCGCTCGGAGCCCTGACGATCGGTGTGGTGACACGCCCGTTCACGTTCGAGGGCCGGCGCCGCTCGGTGCAGGCGGACGCGGGGATCGAGGCGCTGCGCGCCGAGGTCGACACGCTCATCGTGATCCCGAACGACCGGCTGCTGTCGATCTCCGACCGCTCCGTGTCCGTCCTCGACGCGTTCCACTCGGCGGACCAGGTCCTGCTGTCCGGTGTGCAGGGCATCACCGACCTCATCACGACGCCGGGCCTGATCAACCTCGACTTCGCCGACGTGAAGTCCGTCATGCAGGGCGCCGGGTCCGCCCTCATGGGCATCGGCTTCGCGCGCGGCGAGGACCGGGCCGTCCAGGCCGCGGAGATGGCCATCTCGTCCCCGCTCCTCGAGGCCAGCATCGACGGTGCGCACGGCGTGCTGCTGTCGATCCAGGGCGGCTCCGACCTCGGCCTGTTCGAGATCAACGAGGCCGCCCGCCTGGTGCAGGAGGCGGCGCACGCCGAGGCCAACATCATCTTCGGCGCGGTCATCGACGACGCGCTCGGTGACGAGGTGCGCGTCACGGTCATCGCGGCCGGCTTCGACGGCGGCGGACCCGTGGTCCGCCGCGACGCGCGGGCCCTCGGCCAGGTCGGCGGCGCCACGGCGCGCCAGGTCCCGGCCGTCGCGCCGGTGACGAGCCTGCCGGCCGCGGCGACCCCGCGACCGGTGCAGCTGCCCGACGAGGACCTCGTCCCCGTCGGGACCGGCCGTGCCGCGGCCCGGCCCGGGGACATCCGTCCCGAGGCACCCACGTTCCTGTCGTCGCAGGCGGAGCCGCCGCCCGCCACGGGATCGCTCGAGGTGCCGCGGGTGCTGGCCGAGGAGTCGGCGCGCCGGGAGCGCGAGGAGCTCGACGTCCCCGACTTCCTGAAGTAG